In bacterium, the following are encoded in one genomic region:
- a CDS encoding aminodeoxychorismate/anthranilate synthase component II, translated as MILIIDNYDSFTFNLVQYFGELGAEMEIYRNDKITLGQIKNKKNLKKIVISPGPCTPKEAGISKDVIKSFYKKIPILGVCLGHQCIGEVFGAKIVRAKRLMHGKTSMIYHDSSTIFRNISNPFEATRYHSLEIERESLPACFQISAWTEQNEIMGIRHKKYPIEGVQFHPESILTKEGKKILKNFLKLE; from the coding sequence TTGATTCTCATAATAGACAATTATGACTCATTTACATTTAATCTGGTTCAGTATTTCGGTGAGCTTGGCGCTGAAATGGAAATTTACAGAAATGACAAAATAACACTGGGTCAAATAAAAAACAAAAAAAACCTGAAAAAAATAGTCATCTCTCCAGGTCCATGCACACCAAAAGAGGCAGGTATCTCTAAAGATGTTATCAAATCATTTTACAAGAAAATTCCAATACTAGGTGTATGTTTAGGACATCAGTGTATTGGGGAAGTCTTTGGAGCGAAAATAGTCAGAGCCAAAAGACTTATGCATGGAAAAACTTCTATGATTTATCATGACAGCAGCACAATATTTAGAAATATTTCTAATCCGTTTGAAGCTACGCGATATCATTCTCTTGAAATAGAGAGAGAATCTCTCCCTGCCTGCTTCCAGATATCTGCATGGACTGAACAGAATGAAATAATGGGAATCAGACATAAGAAATACCCGATTGAAGGTGTCCAATTCCATCCGGAATCAATCCTCACTAAGGAAGGCAAAAAAATACTTAAAAACTTTTTAAAGCTGGAATAG
- the trpD gene encoding anthranilate phosphoribosyltransferase: MIKEIIQKVVDGCDLTEDEARGTMEEIMDGKATASQIASFITALRIKGETVEEITGCAKVMREKAERIYVKNELDVVDTCGTGGDKADTFNVSTACAIVASGGGVVVAKHGNRSVSSKCGSADVMKEMGINIDIPPKKVEECINNIGIGFLFAPLFHKAMKYAIGPRREIGIRTIFNILGPLTNPANARYQILGVYDPNLTDKLANVLKNMGSKRAFVAYGEGGFDEISITGKTRISELKNGEIKTYFIEPRDFGLSTGKKEDIKGGDAAENAKIIIKILKGEKGARRDIVVLNSAHIFVATGKAKDIREGITLAENSIDSGAALNKLNALREETNKNF; encoded by the coding sequence GTGATTAAAGAAATAATTCAGAAGGTTGTAGATGGGTGCGATCTTACAGAAGACGAGGCGCGAGGAACAATGGAAGAAATTATGGACGGCAAAGCAACTGCTTCTCAAATCGCGTCTTTTATAACAGCTCTCAGAATAAAAGGTGAGACTGTGGAGGAAATTACAGGATGTGCAAAGGTGATGAGAGAAAAAGCGGAAAGAATCTATGTTAAGAATGAGCTGGATGTAGTTGATACATGCGGAACAGGTGGAGACAAGGCTGATACATTCAACGTCTCTACAGCGTGCGCAATCGTAGCTTCAGGGGGCGGAGTTGTTGTTGCAAAACACGGCAACAGATCTGTATCTAGTAAATGCGGAAGTGCGGATGTAATGAAAGAGATGGGAATAAACATAGATATTCCTCCAAAAAAGGTTGAGGAATGCATCAATAATATAGGCATCGGATTCTTGTTTGCACCACTCTTTCATAAAGCTATGAAATATGCAATTGGTCCTAGAAGAGAAATAGGCATAAGAACAATTTTTAATATTCTGGGTCCGCTCACTAATCCGGCTAATGCCAGATATCAGATTTTGGGAGTATATGATCCGAATTTAACAGATAAATTAGCAAATGTTCTTAAGAATATGGGGTCAAAAAGAGCTTTTGTTGCATATGGAGAAGGCGGTTTTGACGAGATAAGCATTACAGGAAAAACAAGAATCAGCGAGCTTAAAAATGGAGAGATAAAAACATATTTTATAGAACCTCGCGATTTTGGTCTATCCACTGGGAAAAAAGAAGATATTAAAGGCGGCGATGCAGCTGAAAACGCAAAAATCATTATAAAAATACTAAAGGGTGAAAAAGGGGCAAGGAGAGATATCGTTGTTCTGAATTCTGCTCATATCTTTGTAGCAACAGGAAAAGCTAAAGATATAAGAGAAGGCATA